CAGCAAAGGTAGGTAGATTACAAATAACTGTCAGACATTCTTGCCATCTTTGTGTCTGGATGCTTCATGGCAATATGACACTGCGGGTCTTCTCAGCAAGACGTAGAGTCTTTCTTTTCCACCCCCTGAATCTGGGCAGCAGTGTGACTTGTTTTCACACATGATACAGGCAGAAGCCTAAAAAGCATCTGGCCACTGGGGCTTGCTCTCTCTTGCTACTAAGAACCCAGGGACAAGCAGGGGAAGAAGCCCAGGCAAGCCTGCTGGAGAGGTCAcatagaaaagaaaggagatgCTCTGGCTGACAGTTTGCCAACATCCAGACAAATGAGCAAGGGAATTCTAGACCATCCAGTCCCAGCCAAGTCACAAACTGACAGCCTCTGCATGAGTGAGCCCAGGTAAGTCTAGCAAAAGAACCACTCAGCTGATCTGAACCCAAACTGCCAGCCCAAAGAACCATGATTGTCTTCaaaggaccacagatagagatggaaacctaggggactttggaaGACCActataagttaataattgctccagaaagccatcagaacaaggcaggattttttttttaattttccctcctCCCAGCAACTGAGGATGGTAACaatcctttaattttaaaatccatgttagtttcagaaacatttcaaaaaaattgttttggtcaCAATGTCCCAACAAAAAGCCTCtccatttatatttcaaaagtatCAAATAGTGTCAATAAACTCGctagtacaaaaaaaaatgatgtacactgtatttttaaaggcCTTTTGGATTGTGTTTAGTAGTAAGCAAGCTGCTGGTGTATCTTGGGAGAGatcaaatggtgctgggaaagggaaaaggagcTTGCTTTCCATTCCTGTGTGAATGCAACAAGCAGCAAAACAGCAGTTACTCCAGTTAGCTGGTACTCAGCTGTGCTTTCTGTCAGCAGAAGATTCATTTAGTGAATGCTGCAGATTTGGGATATTTGAACCTAGGGaaggatttgtatttccctgCTGAGAACTCCCACTGACAGGGTTCCCATTACCTTTCAGAATCCCAGTGCACTTCCAGTTGTCCATATAGTTAGCTTTCCACAGTTGTACACAGCCATGTCTCCTGAGACGACAGCACTGTCCCTATTATATTCCAGCTCACTTGCCAGACCTGGGAATTATGATTATCAAACTGAACCACCTCCTGGATTTCAAATTTGGTTGGCCCACTGGGAGAAATAAGTTCTTTTCTCACAGGCTTTAGTGTAAAAATTCTCACATCTTTGATTGCTATGCCTAGGATGTAGAAAGACCTCCCCAAGTTTGGAGCAAAAGCAATGTCATGGACAGGATCTGTGACTGTCATGAGGGTTTTGGCTTTGGCATATTTCCTGGCGTTCTCATTATATTCGAAAATGTGCACCTTGGCCATTGCATTAGGACTACTGTTGTTGCTGCCCACTGCGATCATGGCAGGGGTGAGCGAGAGCTTGAAGGATTCCAAGAAATGCAACTGCAGCTTAGCTTGCAGGAAACCTCATGCTGCAGAGACCACTAGTTGAGGTTCATGACATTTGGTACCTCATATATTCTTACTATACTGTCTGCAGGGCAAGTGGCTAACATAAGACCCATATGCTTGGATGCAAACTTCACATGGGTAACAGATGTCCTACTGTCCACTAGCCATGTCCTCTTTACCCAGTGGCTGTATCCTCACAGTTTATCATTTGATTCTCCTATTATTTCTTCCCATACAGCAGCTGTTCGGTCAAAAGAACAGGAAGCCAAAACCTGGCCAAATTCAGGATGGGCCCACGTCACACACCACACCGATCCACTATGTGTCTTCCAGCTAGCAATGCAATGGCAATCCCCACTTTCAGTTTTGTCCCAGACCTTGACACTCTGGTCGCTGGAGCAGGTGGCCATCTGCCACCTGTGAAAGTTTAAATTCACATCGTGGGTGAAATCCTTGTGGTCCGCATCGATGTTGCGTGCCACAAACATGGCTGCACCGGGCTCTTCCTGCCTCTGAGAGGGCGGTGTGGCTGCATGCAGACCACAGCCCACCAGGACCTGGGGTCAGGGTGAGCctgaacaaggcaggcttgcttgactagtggaggtgggagaattgcctcaggtccttgggtgggggatggggtgaggcctacATTTGGATTCaaaccaagggcaggagtttgaggactacCTTTCTGACTATCCCACATGCTTTATGGGAtgctaaggaggagctactgctcaaagaaagaggaagagacagccTTTTCCGACCCCCTCTTCTCTTGGATGATTAAACTGTAGCagagcctccctgcctgcccgcttgcatctctcacaagcacccTATCTAAAGcaatttcttgcctatcactttgtttcttactaaattccttctgcacggaggcataaagaacctgaactcagtgagtccagataccgggtgaatgattctaatttataaccatgggttcaagtcccaatctgggttctggctagctTCAGGACGTTAGTGCGGTCAGTTTCAGTCAGATTTTAACTCCTTGTgctacagagggaactctgagctgaggtggggggttttttgtcagtttttttttaagggctgcacccgggcatgtggaggttcccaggccaggggtcaaatcggagctgcagttgccagcctgtgccacagccacagcaacgtgggattcgagtgcgtctgcgacctacaccacagctcaaagcaatgcaggatccttaacccactaagcgaggccagggaacaaaccttcatcctcatggatgctagtcgggttccttaactgctgagccatgacaggaactccctaaggtattttttactgaaagaaaatactaaaggatTTTAAATGATGACTGATGAATTTGGTTGAAtcatataactttaaaatattctttgtaaGGATTGTGCAGCTCATCTTGGTACCATTAGCAAAATACTGtacttataaaatacaaattcaagataattaaatatttccCTATAATACTAgctatttatttggaaatagctGAAAGTTAACTTGATACTTTAATTTGTGATGAATATGGCTATTTTTAGTACATTAGAATTATTGTTTGCACACATTGCCACTTACATTTACATGATAATTTAAcctcttcatttatatttttaaagcggCAGTATAATTTTATGTAAGGACATTCTTTAAATAAGAATCTTATAAGTAAATGAccatattttatactatttttattgcatttatttggTAAATGCCGCAAAAGTCTTTTGGCCTATGAGTTTGGGTTTAACATTATTCAATGAGGTTTAACAACACAAAAAGATGGTATATGGGAAGAatggactttaaaaatgaaaaaaaaaattggtggcaGCTTTATTATTTGTGAAACTAAACTAAAAGGGGACAAATGGAAACTTGAGGCTGGGTTCAGGGTTGATAGTGCAGAAACTAAGGACAACAGACAGACCCCTCATTTGGGGGAGTTCTTTTGAGgttcttccttctttttgaaaGGGCAACACAAAGAGCTAGGAAAAGCCATTAGATTAATTATCATTCTACTTGATACTAAAATAAATGTTCTCTCCAGTTAACAAAGTGTGGACACATATGGTGAAAGCATcagaaagaacatgatggaaataaTCTGGGAAAGGTCTTCTTGGACTGAAGTTTCCctcacctgcaccacagtgggggtGACCTGGAGGAACTGGTGtcaggggttgggggatgggcCAGACTGACTCTTAGACCCCTTCTGGCCATAATTTTCAGTAACTGAAAAGGTCAAAAGCTAAAGGTCTTGTTCATTCCTGACACCTATGAGGACAGTGTCAGATGTGGTTATTTGTagtgtcaactaaaaaaaaaaaaaaaatacaacctgaaagttgagagttaagttttattttgggtGAAATTAAGACTTAAGCCCagaagacagcatctcaggtagccccgaGAAACCACctccaaggaggtgagggggggAAGATAGGATATGTGAGCTTTTGCAACAAAGgggaggtagtaggaacaaaagatttacagataagcGGGTTTATAGAAGATGTACAGAAAACCCTTTCTATGGGAAGACATAAAGGTCTGGGTGTattggaatcactcctttgatatgctttCCTGAGTTTCCTCACTGCTCATTGGCCCACCCTTGTGAGTGGCTGGCTATTCTCATAGAtgaccatgacatcttttgttCTGTCCACTAAATACTGCctaagaggaaagggagaatatcaagatataagccattaaggtgaagggggaggtgcctgcagccatgcacacattttatagaagtttgctgctggtcttgtgaaaAGTAACTACAactcacaaggagcagacatcaccatgaaggattttagtatttttctagatACTAGGAGATGAAACAAGGGGGCTCCTGCAaataactatctgaagacctgttcttccagttttcccagagtacAGAGCACCTCACTCCCGGTCTCCatcctgagctccactcagggggtgctgtgggtcagTAGCTACAAGCGGCTCATGTTCTACTCAATGTAGAGgttgatggcaagtgccaaacttcagttcacagtaGGTTTTACAAAGTTTTAGAAAGACacatattataaaactatatactttgtttctatgaaaaGCTAACTTTAAACATGTTTTATCTTAAATATGATTAATATTTCCAAAAGAGAGTACATATTATaggtaaatgaaattttataaaagctggtcaaattaattttaaaaacacataaaaatccaGCTAAACTTACATCTATGTGCGAGAGAGTGTATGTTTTGAAAGGGTGTGGTTTCCTGACTGAGTTGTTTGGAAACATTCTGACAAAGCCAAATTCATTTCTCTGATATCCTGAAGGCAGCAAAGCTAAAACAATATTCCTACACATATAATCAATTTAAgtcaataaagaaatgaaatttaaaagagatTTCTAATAAATAACCTCCTAATTCCTTTTTGTAAACAGACTACACAAATAGCTGGATTAAAAAATTTAGTCATTCACTCATTAACTCATTTTTTATCTatcaaaaatattcatatatctctttattttaacaaatatttgcatATCTCTTAGCATGTGCCAGaaacaatttcttttcattttttttttttttttttgctttttagggccacacctgcatgcagcacatggaggttcccatgccaggggaccgatcggagctatagctgctggcctacgccacagccacagcaatgccagatctgagccgcatctgcgacctacaacacagctcatggcaatgctggatccttaacccattgagcgaggccaggaatcgaactcgcaaccctcatggttcctagtcagattcgcttcagcagcgccacaacagaaactcctttttttccattttaaaaaatattttacactccTTTATTGTCACTTTTGTTCAGTGTGATGCCACGTTCAAACTACtcaagaatacatttaaaatgtggtCCTGGggacttcccattatggctcagcgaaacgaatctgactagtatccatgaggatgcaggttcgatccctggcctcacgcaatgatccagtgttgccatgagctgtgctgtgtaggtcacagatgctgatcggatcccgagttgccgtggctgtggtttaggctggcagctacagctccaattcgacccctagcctgggaacctccattgccacgggtaaagccctaaaaagacagaaaaataataaataaataaataaatatggtccTAAATGCAGAATGCTCTCCTACTAAGGGAAAAGCACAACCCCCTTGGTCAGCACCTCACACTGTGTTGTCAGTAGTAAAAAAATCCTTGAGCAGTGCAGTCCTCTTCACCATCCCCACCCTACCTCAAGGGAAATGCAGTTCCATCTGGACTCACTTATGCTTCTTTCACTATTGTTAAGTGAAATTATTAACAATGGGAGGTCCAAGTCAACCCAGGACACAGCaataacagacaaaaagacacaaataatacaatatataataaGTAATTACACATGTTATTGCTTTAACATAAATAGGTAGGTATGGAAATTATATTATTctgctttatttccctttctgttacataaatgttattatttaaataaaacaatagaactAGTTAATAATGGCAACCAGTAGTAATTAATAGGACTAATTAAATGAtgtttgaaagatattttaaaatgtttctgtccTCTGAAACAGCAATTTAATTTACCTCTCTTAAAATTATTAGACATTTAAATTTTGTAGGCTTgatattgtacttttttttttttttttttttttttgctttttatggctgcacccacgtcatatggaagttcccaggctaggagctaaatcagagctatagctgccagcctataccacagccacagcaatgccagaccaagctgtatctgcaacttacaccacagcccacagcaacaccgatgcATGAcaccatgagcgaggccagggatcgaatctgcatcctcatgaatcctagtcaggttctttaccactgagccatgaaaggaactccctgtattgtgtactttaaagatatataaatgtaaaacttcataaaaggaaaacataaatacaACAGGGGTAAACAGGTATTACCTTTATTTAactatcacacacacatacaccctgtTCCCTTCTGCTCCATGATCcaataagatatttttattctttctgcttcttttcccCATAATACTTCTCTGAACTGCCTACAGCCCTTGAGACATCCCTCTTTCCTTCATGTGGTGCCAAAAGTGAACACAGACATATTTAAATTCACTCTGATTTGTAACTCTGCCTTTTTCAAGCCCACAGGACAATGATCTCCAGTGTCAGTCCAAATTGGCGATATCAAGCCAAACATCCTCTCAACAAAAACATTTGAGCATATAGCAGTTTATTTACTAGCAAGAGCAGGTTTTTAGACTTGGGGAATCCATTTCTAACTTTCCAAAAACACCCATCTATTTTCTATTTACAGGCGTGTTTGTTAATCAGCTTCCTCTAGAAACTTGTCAAATAAGCTATGTCTAAAAGATTCACTGTTTTATACaactttttcatttgaaataattatagattcacaaaAAGTTGCAAAGAAATGTATAGAGAAGTCCTGCATTGCTTTCACCCAGCCTGATGTCAGCATCTCATACAACTCCAGTACAACACTGATACCAAAAAATGCGCACTCGTACAATTCAAAGGCTGTATTTAGATTTCGCCAGCTGTATGTGCACTCGTGCATGCCTGCCTGTGCATGTGTATAGCTCTACACAACTTGTAtaaccacaaccaccaccacccagaCACTCATACTGCATCTTCACCACAGGGCACTTCATACCATCCCTTCATAGCCAGAACCACCCTCTCCCCTAACCCCTAACCTCTGGCAactactaatctgttctccaaCCCTATAATTAAATTACTTCATGAATATTACATAAAGGGAATAACATGGCATGCAACCTTTAGGAATTGGCTTTTTTCACGCAGCATGACTTCCCTGAGGTTTATACAAGTTGTTGCGTGTGTCAACAGTTCCTTCCTCTTTActgctgagtaatgttccatgaTCTGGGTGTATCACTGTTG
The Sus scrofa isolate TJ Tabasco breed Duroc chromosome 1, Sscrofa11.1, whole genome shotgun sequence DNA segment above includes these coding regions:
- the SEH1L gene encoding LOW QUALITY PROTEIN: nucleoporin SEH1 (The sequence of the model RefSeq protein was modified relative to this genomic sequence to represent the inferred CDS: inserted 3 bases in 2 codons; substituted 2 bases at 2 genomic stop codons), with protein sequence MFVARNIDADHKDFTHDVNLNFHRWQMATCSSDQSVKVWDKTESGDCHCIASWKTHSGSVWCVTWAHPEFGQVLASCSFDRTAAVWEEIIGESNDKLXGYSHWVKRTWLVDSRTSVTHVKFASKHMGLMLATCPADSIVRIYEVPNVMNLNXWSLQHEVSCKLSCSCISWNPSSSRSXPAMIAVGSNNSSPNAMAKVHIFEYNENARKYAKAKTLMTVTDPVHDIAFAPNLGRSFYILGIAIKDVRIFTLKPVRKELISPSGPTKFEIQEVVQFDNHNSQVWQVSWNIIGTVLSSQXRHGCVQLWKANYMDNWKCTGILKGNGNPVSGSSQQGNTNPSLGSNIPNLQHSLNESSADRKHS